A part of Rhodamnia argentea isolate NSW1041297 chromosome 8, ASM2092103v1, whole genome shotgun sequence genomic DNA contains:
- the LOC115738004 gene encoding proline-rich receptor-like protein kinase PERK1 isoform X2, giving the protein MSSPPPASAVPSTNSTAPATNSTSPLPPPPPSAPAPAPPNGGLPPGTLAALIAGIGIGGLIVLVGVGIFVVFYRKRKRRRLELGSYPAQGPKDDPSAGPAQPFQPNVAPSIDKVTNWPKPTPPPRILSSSQGLTSSEQFSTTDMGSGRPSVPSPGMALGLSQSTFTYEELKRAADGFSNLNLLGQGGFGYVHKGVLSSGKVVAIKQLKAGSGQGEREFQAEVEIISRIHHRHLVSLVGYCISGAQRILVYEFVPNSTLEFHLHGKDRPTMSWPTRMKIALGSARGLAYLHEDCHPKIIHRDIKASNILLDFNFESKVADFGLAKLAFDTDTHVSTRVMGTFGYLAPEYASSGKLTEKSDVFSFGVVLLELITGRRPVDKTRPFVEDSMVDWARPLLIQALEDGKFDAIVDLKLHKDYDSEEVTRMIACAAACVRHSARHRPRMTQVVRALEGNLSLSELNEGIVPGHSRAYSPHGSSDYDSNQYQEDLKKFRMIALESQEQATSEFSGPTSEYGLQPSSSSSGVQQTTQEMELGKMAEDGRHASEGS; this is encoded by the exons aTGTCGTCACCG CCGCCGGCGAGCGCGGTGCCTTCGACGAACTCCACCGCTCCGGCGACGAACTCCACCTCCCCTCTGCCTCCCCCTCCACCTTCGGCGCCCGCGCCGGCGCCTCCGAACGGGGGATTGCCGCCGGGGACGCTGGCCGCGCTGATAGCGGGGATTGGGATTGGGGGTCTGATTGTGCTGGTTGGGGTGGgcatttttgtggttttttatcggaagaggaagaggaggagactTGAGTTGGGGAGTTACCCGGCACAAGGGCCTAAAG ATGACCCTTCCGCTGGCCCAGCTCAGCCTTTTCAACCTAATGTTGCTCCATCAATTGACAAAGTTACAAATTGGCCAAAGCCTACTCCTCCGCCACGAATTTTGTCAAGTTCCCAAGGTCTGACTTCTTCTGAACAATTCTCAACAACAGATATGGGTTCAGGAAGACCTTCAGTACCAAGTCCAGGCATGGCATTAGGTCTTTCACAAAGCACATTCACGTATGAAGAGCTAAAAAGAGCTGCAGATGGTTTTTCCAATCTCAATCTACTTGGCCAAGGTGGTTTTGGCTATGTTCATAAAGGAGTGCTTTCAAGCGGGAAAGTAGTTGCAATCAAGCAGTTAAAAGCTGGAAGTGGGCAAGGAGAGAGGGAATTTCAAGCAGAGGTTGAGATCATCAGCCGCATCCATCATAGACACCTTGTTTCCCTTGTTGGTTACTGCATTTCTGGTGCTCAGAGAATACTTGTATACGAGTTTGTGCCAAATAGCACGTTAGAATTTCATTTGCATG GTAAGGATCGCCCAACTATGTCTTGGCCTACAAGGATGAAGATTGCTTTAGGTTCTGCAAGAGGGTTGGCATATTTGCATGAGGACT GTCATCCCAAAATCATTCACCGCGACATCAAGGCTTCTAATATTCTTCTAGACTTCAATTTCGAGTCAAAG GTTGCAGATTTTGGACTTGCAAAGTTAGCTTTTGATACAGATACTCATGTATCCACTCGAGTAATGGGTACTTTTGG CTACCTAGCTCCAGAGTATGCATCTAGTGGGAAGCTCACTGAGAAATCGGatgtcttttcttttggtgTTGTGCTCCTAGAGTTGATAACTGGGCGTCGTCCGGTTGACAAAACTCGACCCTTTGTTGAGGATAGCATGGTTGATTGG GCAAGGCCTTTACTGATTCAAGCATTAGAAGATGGCAAATTTGATGCCATCGTTGATCTCAAACTGCACAAGGACTACGATTCCGAGGAAGTGACTCGGATGATTGCTTGTGCTGCTGCTTGTGTTCGTCATTCTGCACGACACCGTCCACGAATGACACAG GTAGTCCGAGCATTGGAAGGAAACCTTTCTCTAAGCGAATTAAATGAAGGAATTGTGCCAGGACATAGCAGAGCCTATAGTCCTCATGGAAGCTCTGACTATGATTCCAATCAATACCAGGAGGACTTAAAGAAATTCAGGATGATAGCCCTGGAAAGCCAAGAACAAGCCACAAGCGAGTTCAGTGGCCCCACTAGTGAGTATGGCCTTCAGCCATCCAGCTCAAGCAGTGGGGTTCAACAAACTACCCAAGAGATGGAGTTGGGGAAAATGGCAGAGGATGGTCGTCATGCTAGCGAAGGCTCTTAA
- the LOC115737905 gene encoding kinesin-like protein KIN-13B: MSTMGRQVQRSGATAVHHQRQYSDNFFEGSSNGRWLQSAGLQHLQSSNPLGPPLQDFGYYGGGGGQGSRMYRNTQRGYNGGNEFYVEPSTPPTNSRSSSQRKNGEDSPSEFSPGLLDLHSFDTELLPEMPVSSLQDGPSIYHARGRSFDDSEPYMRNNKQAGRARAPPENNLLKSFAADKDKTSSVAKIKVVVRKRPLNKKELAKNEEDIIDTHSNDLTVHETKLKVDLTEYVEKHEFVFDAVLNEEVSNDEVYHETVEPIVPIIFQRTKATCFAYGQTGSGKTYTMKPLPLKASRDLLRLMNHTYRNQGFQLFVSFFEIYGGKLFDLLSDRKKLCMREDGKQQVCIVGLQEYRVSDVETIKELIEKGSATRSTGTTGANEESSRSHAILQLAIKRSIDGSESKPPRVVGKLSFIDLAGSERGADTTDNDKQTRMEGAEINKSLLALKECIRALDNDQGHIPFRGSKLTEVLRDSFVGNSRTVMISCISPSSGSCEHTLNTLRYADRVKSLSKGNNPKKDILSSTTNLKESTTLPLSSVASNASNFEEDITTSWPEQIGGDNYDVSEEFYEPERAQWKRNSGKLESLNRAASEEKLQKFNFSQTKWKDQQRSDANNSHFSDDLDTLLQEEEDLVNAHRKQVEDTMNIVREEMDLLVEADQPGNQLDDYITKLNAILAQKAAGIRQLQTRLAHFQKRLKDHNVLVSSSGY, translated from the exons atgaGTACAATGGGGAGGCAGGTGCAGAGATCTGGTGCGACGGCGGTGCACCATCAGCGGCAGTACTCCGACAACTTCTTCGAGGGCTCGTCCAATGGGAGGTGGCTTCAATCTGCGGGTCTCCAGCACCTGCAGTCGTCGAATCCGTTGGGTCCTCCTCTTCAG GACTTCGGTTActacggtggtggtggtggccaGGGATCACGAATGTATCGGAATACCCAGAGGGGCTATAATGGGGGGAATGAGTTCTACGTGGAGCCTTCAACACCTCCCACAAATTCAAGGTCATCAAGCCAGAGAAAGAATGGGGAAGATTCCCCAAGCGAGTTCAGTCCTGGGCTCTTAGATCTACACTCTTTTGATACCGAACTTCTTCCTGAG ATGCCAGTTTCTAGCCTCCAGGATGGCCCTTCTATATATCATGCCCGTGGTAGAAGCTTTGATGATTCTGAACCATACATGCGAAACAACAAACAGGCTGGTAGAGCTCGTGCCCCGCCCGAGAATAACCTGTTGAAAAGTTTTGCTGCAGACAAGGATAAAACTAGTTCTGTTGCAAAGATCAAAGTTGTG GTGCGAAAGCGGCCACTTAACAAGAAGGAATTGGctaaaaatgaagaagacataATAGACACACATTCTAATGACCTTACCGTCCATGAGACTAAACTCAAG GTTGACTTGACCGAGTACGTGGAAAAACATGAATTTGTTTTTGATGCTGTACTAAATGAGGAGGTGTCAAATGATGAA GTTTACCATGAGACTGTGGAGCCTATAGTTCCTATAATTTTTCAACGAACGAAGGCTACTTGCTTTGCATATGGACAGACAG GAAGCGGAAAAACTTACACTATGAAACCATTGCCCCTCAAAGCATCGCGTGATCTCTTGAGGTTGATGAACCACACTTACCGCAACCAAGGCTTTCAACTATTTGTCAGCTTCTTTGAAATATACGGAGGAAAACTATTTGATCTTCTGAGCGACCGGAA GAAACTCTGCATGAGAGAGGATGGCAAGCAGCAAGTATGCATTGTAGGTTTACAGGAGTATAGAGTATCTGATGTGGAGACAATTAAAGAACTGATTGAGAAAGGAAGTGCAACTAGAAGTACCGGCACAACTGGTGCCAATGAAGAGTCGTCCCGATCACATGCCATACTTCAGCTTGCCATCAAGAGGTCAATTGATGGCAGTGAGTCAAAGCCTCCCCGTGTTGTGGGCAAGCTCTCCTTCATTGATCTCGCAGGAAGCGAACGTGGTGCCGATACTACCGACAATGACAAACAGACAAG AATGGAAGGTGCAGAGATCAATAAGAGCCTACTTGCTCTCAAGGAATGCATTAGAGCTCTGGACAATGACCAGGGTCACATTCCTTTCAGAGGCAGCAAATTAACCGAAGTTCTCAGGGATTCCTTTGTTGGCAATTCTCGCACTGTCATGATATCGTGCATTTCTCCAAGTTCCGGTTCTTGTGAGCATACTCTCAATACCTTAAGATATGCTGACAG GGTGAAGAGCCtctcaaaaggaaacaatccTAAGAAGGATATACTATCTTCAACTACAAATCTAAAAGAATCAACTACCTTACCTTTGTCATCCGTTGCATCAAATGCTTCCAACTTTGAGGAAGATATAACCACTTCTTGGCCAGAACAAATAGGAGGAGATAATTATGATGTGTCGGAAGAATTTTATGAGCCAGAGAGAGCACAGTGGAAGAGGAACAGTGGGAAACTCGAGTCTTTGAATCGTGCTGCTTCAGAAGAAAAATTACAGAAATTTAATTTCTCCCAGACAAAGTGGAAGGACCAGCAGAGATCAGATGCCAATAACTCTCATTTCAGTGATGATTTAGATACTCTTTTACAG GAAGAGGAAGATCTGGTAAACGCTCACCGAAAACAAGTGGAAGACACAATGAATATTGTCAGAGAG GAGATGGACTTACTAGTTGAAGCAGACCAACCTGGTAATCAGCTAGATGATTACATTACCAAATTGAATGCCATCCTTGCTCAGAAGGCTGCGGGCATCCGTCAACTGCAAACCCGCTTGGCCCATTTTCAAAAGCGCTTAAAGGATCACAATGTCTTAGTTTCTTCATCTGGTTACTAG
- the LOC115737906 gene encoding uncharacterized protein LOC115737906, whose product MLLRDSIEKTKNFFNKALVNLKSFIFGGYQKLPKPPSFHPFSCGSSRQDDPQIEKFYADFCNEWECDLDKGRSRTQKDAKEQVKDGEDPCSDTAMKHVNHQSPVKNKQQEVEGERGKTEKKKKKKVGSSKSVKIEETDGVNAGGLVLAKRMKELEMMDMSDMDHVLDIEEALHYYSRLKSPVYVEIVDKFFMDMYSDFSPTPQQHPLSTTTKSKKRLRSVRF is encoded by the coding sequence ATGTTGCTAAGAGACTCCATTGAGAAAACCAAAAACTTCTTCAACAAGGCCCTCGTGAATCTCAAGTCTTTCATCTTTGGAGGCTACCAAAAGCTTCCCAAACCACCCTCTTTCCACCCATTTTCATGTGGTAGCAGCAGACAGGATGACCCCCAGATAGAAAAGTTCTATGCTGATTTCTGCAATGAGTGGGAGTGTGATCTTGACAAGGGCAGGAGCAGAACTCAGAAGGATGCCAAAGAGCAGGTGAAGGACGGTGAAGATCCATGCAGTGACACAGCTATGAAGCATGTGAACCACCAGAGTCCTGTCAAGAATAAGCAACAAGAAGTGGAAGGGGAGAGAGGGaagacagagaagaagaagaagaagaaagtgggTAGTTCCAAGTCTGTGAAAATAGAGGAGACAGATGGAGTGAATGCAGGAGGGTTAGTGTTGGCAAAGAGAATGAAAGAGTTGGAGATGATGGACATGAGCGACATGGATCATGTGCTGGACATAGAGGAGGCACTGCACTATTACTCGCGCCTCAAGAGCCCTGTCTATGTGGAGATAGTTGACAAGTTCTTCATGGACATGTACTCTGATTTCTCTCCCACTCCACAGCAGCACCCTCTCAGCACAACCACCAAATCCAAAAAGAGACTTAGGTCTGTCAGGTTTTAG
- the LOC115737907 gene encoding 60S ribosomal protein L37-3: MGKGTGSFGKRRNKTHTLCVRCGRRSFHLQKSRCGACGFPSARKRKYNWSVKAIRRKTTGTGRMRYLRNVPRRFKSGFREGTEAAPRKHAAAASA; the protein is encoded by the exons ATG GGTAAGGGAACGGGGAGCTTTGGTAAGAGGAGGAACAAGACGCACACGCTGTGCGTGAGGTGTGGACGACGCAGCTTCCACCTCCAGAAGAGCCGTTGCGGTGCCTGCGGCTTCCCCTCCGCCCGCAAGAGGAAGT ATAACTGGAGTGTGAAGGCAATCAGAAGGAAGACCACTGGAACTGGTAGAATGAGGTATCTCCGCAATGTTCCTCGCAGGTTCAAGAGTGGATTCAGAGAAG GTACTGAAGCTGCGCCAAGGAAGCACGCAGCAGCTGCTTCTGCTTAA
- the LOC115738004 gene encoding proline-rich receptor-like protein kinase PERK1 isoform X1 — protein sequence MSSPAPAPAPAATNGSATSATNSTSPLPPPPPSAPAPAPPNGGLPPGTLAALIAGIGIGGLIVLVGVGIFVVFYRKRKRRRLELGSYPAQGPKDDPSAGPAQPFQPNVAPSIDKVTNWPKPTPPPRILSSSQGLTSSEQFSTTDMGSGRPSVPSPGMALGLSQSTFTYEELKRAADGFSNLNLLGQGGFGYVHKGVLSSGKVVAIKQLKAGSGQGEREFQAEVEIISRIHHRHLVSLVGYCISGAQRILVYEFVPNSTLEFHLHGKDRPTMSWPTRMKIALGSARGLAYLHEDCHPKIIHRDIKASNILLDFNFESKVADFGLAKLAFDTDTHVSTRVMGTFGYLAPEYASSGKLTEKSDVFSFGVVLLELITGRRPVDKTRPFVEDSMVDWARPLLIQALEDGKFDAIVDLKLHKDYDSEEVTRMIACAAACVRHSARHRPRMTQVVRALEGNLSLSELNEGIVPGHSRAYSPHGSSDYDSNQYQEDLKKFRMIALESQEQATSEFSGPTSEYGLQPSSSSSGVQQTTQEMELGKMAEDGRHASEGS from the exons aTGTCGTCACCGGCGCCGGCTCCCGCCCCGGCGGCGACCAACGGCTCTGCCACTTCG GCGACGAACTCCACCTCCCCTCTGCCTCCCCCTCCACCTTCGGCGCCCGCGCCGGCGCCTCCGAACGGGGGATTGCCGCCGGGGACGCTGGCCGCGCTGATAGCGGGGATTGGGATTGGGGGTCTGATTGTGCTGGTTGGGGTGGgcatttttgtggttttttatcggaagaggaagaggaggagactTGAGTTGGGGAGTTACCCGGCACAAGGGCCTAAAG ATGACCCTTCCGCTGGCCCAGCTCAGCCTTTTCAACCTAATGTTGCTCCATCAATTGACAAAGTTACAAATTGGCCAAAGCCTACTCCTCCGCCACGAATTTTGTCAAGTTCCCAAGGTCTGACTTCTTCTGAACAATTCTCAACAACAGATATGGGTTCAGGAAGACCTTCAGTACCAAGTCCAGGCATGGCATTAGGTCTTTCACAAAGCACATTCACGTATGAAGAGCTAAAAAGAGCTGCAGATGGTTTTTCCAATCTCAATCTACTTGGCCAAGGTGGTTTTGGCTATGTTCATAAAGGAGTGCTTTCAAGCGGGAAAGTAGTTGCAATCAAGCAGTTAAAAGCTGGAAGTGGGCAAGGAGAGAGGGAATTTCAAGCAGAGGTTGAGATCATCAGCCGCATCCATCATAGACACCTTGTTTCCCTTGTTGGTTACTGCATTTCTGGTGCTCAGAGAATACTTGTATACGAGTTTGTGCCAAATAGCACGTTAGAATTTCATTTGCATG GTAAGGATCGCCCAACTATGTCTTGGCCTACAAGGATGAAGATTGCTTTAGGTTCTGCAAGAGGGTTGGCATATTTGCATGAGGACT GTCATCCCAAAATCATTCACCGCGACATCAAGGCTTCTAATATTCTTCTAGACTTCAATTTCGAGTCAAAG GTTGCAGATTTTGGACTTGCAAAGTTAGCTTTTGATACAGATACTCATGTATCCACTCGAGTAATGGGTACTTTTGG CTACCTAGCTCCAGAGTATGCATCTAGTGGGAAGCTCACTGAGAAATCGGatgtcttttcttttggtgTTGTGCTCCTAGAGTTGATAACTGGGCGTCGTCCGGTTGACAAAACTCGACCCTTTGTTGAGGATAGCATGGTTGATTGG GCAAGGCCTTTACTGATTCAAGCATTAGAAGATGGCAAATTTGATGCCATCGTTGATCTCAAACTGCACAAGGACTACGATTCCGAGGAAGTGACTCGGATGATTGCTTGTGCTGCTGCTTGTGTTCGTCATTCTGCACGACACCGTCCACGAATGACACAG GTAGTCCGAGCATTGGAAGGAAACCTTTCTCTAAGCGAATTAAATGAAGGAATTGTGCCAGGACATAGCAGAGCCTATAGTCCTCATGGAAGCTCTGACTATGATTCCAATCAATACCAGGAGGACTTAAAGAAATTCAGGATGATAGCCCTGGAAAGCCAAGAACAAGCCACAAGCGAGTTCAGTGGCCCCACTAGTGAGTATGGCCTTCAGCCATCCAGCTCAAGCAGTGGGGTTCAACAAACTACCCAAGAGATGGAGTTGGGGAAAATGGCAGAGGATGGTCGTCATGCTAGCGAAGGCTCTTAA
- the LOC115738098 gene encoding ras-related protein Rab7-like, whose amino-acid sequence MASRRRMLLKVIILGDSGVGKTSLMNQYVNRKFSNQYKATIGADFLTKEVQFEDRLFTLQIWDTAGQERFQSLGVAFYRGADCCVLVYDVNVMKSFDNLNNWREEFLIQAGPSDPENFPFVVLGNKVDVDDGNSRVVSEKKARAWCASKGNIPYFETSAKEGFNVEAAFECIAKNALKNEPEEEIYLPDTIDVTGGGRQQRSTGCEC is encoded by the exons ATGGCTTCTCGCCGGCGTATGCTCCTCAAAGTCATAATTCTCGGCGATAGCGG GGTTGGGAAGACTTCTCTGATGAATCA GTATGTGAATCGCAAGTTTAGCAATCAGTATAAGGCGACGATCGGAGCCGACTTTTTGACAAAGGAAGTTCAGTTTGAGGACAGGTTGTTCACATTGCAG ATTTGGGATACTGCTGGCCAAGAAAGGTTTCAAAGTCTTGGTGTGGCTTTTTACAGAGGTGCTGACTGCTGTGTTCTTGTGTATGATGTGAACGTAATGAAATCATTTGACAATCTAAACAACTGGCGGGAGGAGTTTTTGATCCAG GCTGGTCCATCTGACCCTGAAAACTTTCCGTTCGTTGTTTTGGGTAACAAGGTGGATGTGGATGATGGCAATAGTCGTGTG GTTTCTGAGAAGAAAGCGAGGGCTTGGTGTGCTTCCAAAGGAAACATTCCTTATTTTGAGACCTCTGCCAAAGAAGGATTTAACGTGGAAGCTGCTTTTGAGTGTATAGCCAAAAATGCTTTGAAGAATGAGCCGGAAGAAGAAAT ATATCTTCCGGACACCATTGATGTCACGGGTGGAGGACGGCAGCAGAGATCCACTGGCTGCGAGTGCTGA
- the LOC115737903 gene encoding ATP-dependent DNA helicase DDX11 has product MSSPAAEAEQPVEVEEMRKEGVGGGGGDWKFPAFPYEPYSIQVDFMNALYSSLERGGISMFESPTGTGKTLSIICSALQWLVDRKEQQKIKVTVGSDSNGAQSVSNPGSDDEPDWMRNFVNNKENQGEDKKKEKFGVGFGKNSGRRNRESNRDLLSRDDKRGNGESYGEFISKSAEKERSLTMKKCENMQSKEVAVESDDEEFLLEEYESEEGESVSGGRSKRKVGGVSISSSSDEGEVAKGSDNEEEEGLKIYFCSRTHSQLSQFVKELRKTAFADEISAVCLGSRKNFCINEGVLKLTNSTRINERCLELQQKKKNDVSKIKNLGAGRMRRTKAVSGCPMLRKHKLQREFKEQLSQQGALDIEELVNLGISLGTCPYYGARSMVPAADLVVLPYQSLLSKSSRESLGLTLKNNVVIIDEAHNLADSLISMYDAKMTLSQLEDVHCHLEMYLERFFNLLGPGNRRYIQTLMVITRAFLGALNEMNRDNLHTSENGDNLSAGKITIASSMAINDFLFTLNIDNINFVKLQHYLKESNIIHKVCGYGNKMATPRASSTFDDTESCGEDMSTLSNFRAFADMLLSLTNKNTDGRIIVSKAKTTLSGRQGGYIKYVMLTGEKIFSEIADQAHAVILAGGTLQPIEETRERLFPWLSLEMLNFFCCSHIVPPESILPVAVSQGPSGQVLDFSYRTRSSLAMIEELGLLLCNLVSVVPEGIVVFFSSFEYEEQVYNAWKGSGILDRIRKKKCVFREPRKNADVELVLKKYKESINNIAQCNSIDAASQNGALFLAVVGGKVSEGINFSDGMGRCIVMVGMPYPNPSDVELMERVKHIEGLGDGNSISNLSLSGDELYMGDVQAGFNILRSCGHRGKEYYENLCFKAVNQSIGRAIRHADDYAAILLVDKRYVSDPSKRSKPCPTDKLPKWIEDRLVPRTNNYGEVHRLLHQFFKFNKRRGGHKTK; this is encoded by the exons ATGAGTTCGCCGGCAGCGGAGGCTGAACAGccggtggaggtggaggagatGCGAAAGGAGGgagtgggaggaggaggaggagattggAAGTTTCCGGCATTCCCGTACGAGCCATACTCGATTCAGGTCGATTTCATGAACGCGCTCTACTCTTCCCTCGAGCGAGGCGGCATCTCCATGTTCGAAAGCCCCACGg GAACTGGTAAAACCTTAAGCATCATTTGTAGTGCCTTGCAGTGGCTAGTTGATCGGAAAGAACAGCAGAAGATCAAAGTTACAGTTGGATCTGATTCAAATGGTGCGCAGTCCGTGTCTAATCCTGGTTCAGACGATGAACCCGATTGGATGAGAAATTTTGTCAACAATAAGGAAAACCAAGGAGAGgacaagaagaaggagaagtttGGAGTGGGATTTGGCAAAAATAGTGGAAGACGGAACAGAGAAAGTAACAGAGACTTACTTTCCAGAGATGATAAGAGAGGGAATGGGGAAAGCTATGGAGAGTTTATCTCTAAGAGTGCCGAGAAGGAAAGATCTCTGACCATGAAGAAGTGTGAGAATATGCAGAGTAAGGAAGTTGCAGTGGAATCAGACGATGAAGAGTTTCTGTTGGAGGAATACGAaagtgaagagggagagagcgtTAGTGGTGGAAGATCAAAGAGAAAGGTTGGTGGGGTTTCTATTAGTTCCTCAAGTGATGAGGGTGAAGTGGCAAAAGGTTCTgataatgaggaggaagagggtCTCAAGATTTACTTTTGTAGTCGGACGCATTCTCAGCTCTCACAGTTTGTTAAAGAGCTAAGAAAGACTGCTTTTGCAGATGAGATTAGCGCTGTGTGCTTAGGCTCCAGGAAGAACTTCTGCATCAATGAAG GGGTTTTAAAACTCACGAACTCTACTCGTATCAATGAACGGTGCCTGGAGCttcaacagaaaaagaaaaatgatgtcTCCAAAATCAAG AACTTAGGCGCAGGAAGAATGAGGCGGACAAAGGCAGTTTCTGGATGTCCAATGCTTAGGAAACACAAACTACAGAGGGAATTCAAGGAACAGTTGTCTCAACAAGGGGCCTTAGACATTGAAGAACTAGTTAACCTTGGAATTTCTCTGGGGACTTGTCCATACTATGGTGCCAGAAGCATGGTCCCAGCTGCTGATCTGGTGGTTCTTCCATATCAGTCTCTTCTATCAAAATCTTCTCGAGAGTCCCTTGGACTAACCTTGAAGAATAATGTCGTTATTATAGACGAGGCTCACAATTTGGCTGATTCACTCATCAGCATGTATGATGCAAAAATGACCTTGTCACAG CTGGAGGATGTGCATTGCCATCTAGAGATGTATCTAGAAAGATTCTTCAATCTCTTGGGACCTGGCAATCGAAGATATATTCAAACACTGATGGTCATAACTCGGGCTTTCTTGGGAGCTCTAAATGAGATGAATAGAGATAATTTGCATACATCTGAAAATGGAGACAATCTTTCTGCAGGAAAAATTACCATTGCTTCTTCTATGGCCATCAATGATTTTCTATTCACTTTAAATATAGAcaacataaattttgttaaGTTGCAGCATTATTTGAAGGAAAGCAATATCATTCACAAG GTCTGTGGGTATGGGAATAAAATGGCAACTCCGCGAGCAAGCTCCACCTTCGATGATACTGAGTCTTGTGGAGAGGATATGAGCACTTTATCCAATTTCCGAGCATTTGCAGATATGTTGCTATCTCTTACCAATAAAAACACTGATGGAAGGATAATTGTCTCGAAGGCTAAAACAACACTCTCTGGGCGACAAGGGGGATATATCAAATATGTGATGCTCACTGGAGAGAAGATATTTTCTGAG ATTGCAGATCAGGCCCATGCTGTCATATTGGCTGGAGGTACTTTGCAACCTATAGAAGAAACAAGAGAACGCCTGTTTCCATGGTTATCCTTGGAGATGTTGAACTTCTTTTGTTGCAGTCATATTGTTCCTCCAGAAAGCATTTTACCAGTTGCGGTCTCTCAGGGCCCTTCTGGTCAGGTTTTGGATTTCAGCTACCGCACAAGAAGCTCCTTGGCCATG ATAGAGGAGCTGGGGCTATTACTCTGCAATTTGGTATCTGTAGTTCCTGAAGGAATTGTCGTGTTCTTCTCTTCATTTGAATATGAAGAGCAGGTGTATAATGCATGGAAGGGTTCTGGCATTCTTGACAGGATACGGAAGAAAAAGTGCGTGTTTAGGGAGCCTAGGAAGAACGCAGATGTAGAATTGGTTCTCAAAAAATACAAGGAGAGTATTAATAACATAGCTCAGTGCAATTCAATAGATGCAGCTTCTCAAAATGGTGCACTATTCTTAGCCGTAGTTGGTGGAAAGGTATCAGAGGGCATAAACTTCAGTGATGGGATGGGCCGATGCATTGTTATGGTTGGAATGCCTTACCCTAACCCATCCGACGTAGAATTGATGGAGAGGGTGAAACATATTGAGGGTCTAGGAGATGGCAATTCTATTTCAAATCTCAGCCTGTCCGGCGATGAGCTTTACATGGGAGATGTTCAAGCTGGATTCAACATTCTGAGAAGCTGTGGGCACAGAGGAAAGGAGTACTATGAAAATCTTTGTTTCAAAGCTGTAAATCAATCCATTG GTAGAGCCATCCGACATGCAGATGACTATGCAGCAATTTTGTTGGTTGACAAACGATATGTGTCGGATCCCTCAAAAAGAAGTAAACCATGCCCAACTGACAAGCTCCCAAAATGGATCGAGGACAGACTTGTCCCAAGGACAAACAACTATGGCGAAGTTCATCGGTTGCTACATCAGTTTTTCAAGTTCAACAAGAGAAGAGGTGGTCATAAAACTAAATGA